The following are encoded in a window of Fulvia fulva chromosome 7, complete sequence genomic DNA:
- a CDS encoding Glucosidase 2 subunit beta translates to MKRVVAALVAAQYAATAAAASSPRGVGPEFAKFYEDTSSFTCISNPSVKIPASRVNDDYCDCPDGSDEPGTAACAHLSDLSPHTLATNGTGQPALPGFYCQNKGHIPSYVPFTNVNDGICDYELCCDGSEEFQSVGGKCKNKCDEIGKEWRKHHEVRQKAATNALKKRNELVKEAARLRQSVKDRLQTLGTEIEGGEIKVKQMEKELSEIQKKEAGKVVTSSGGPGGKLSQLVELGKHRMEELRKHLISTRSDLTMKNERLQQLEQILKTFHEEYNPNFNDEGVKRAVKAWEDYIASNPTGSDTNAAAARDLDEITKTDEENGLNWSEYIEAEMEDETAVLYSFVNYLPPSLRSWVDDKLRDLRQSLIDGGILADNGSASVGESQKVKDARSRLDSAKKDLEKQQKDIQEHREDLEKDFGPDDVFRALKGQCVEKDSGEYTYELCFLDKTNQKPKKGGGHTNMGNFVRTERITVDEELPANGKGLGSGERYAMKHENGQHCWNGPNRATTVILACAEENEIWKIMEEEKCIYRMEVGTPAVCEQRKKVKTGQVVKDEL, encoded by the exons ATGAAACGTGTAGTAGCGGCGCTGGTAGCTGCTCAGTATGCGGCTACAGCAGCGGCAGCATCCTCTCCTCGAGGAGTTGGGCCAGAAT TCGCCAAGTTCTATGAAGACACTTCCAGCTTCACGTGTATATCGAACCCCTCCGTCAAGATACCTGCGTCACGCGTAAACGACGACTACTGCGACTGTCCAGATGGCTCAGACGAACCAGGCACTGCCGCTTGTGCACACCTCTCCGACCTCTCACCCCATACACTCGCAACGAATGGTACCGGCCAGCCAGCACTGCCAGGCTTCTATTGCCAGAACAAGGGACACATTCCCAGCTATGTGCCCTTTACCAATGTCAACGATGGCATTTGCGACTACGAGCTGTGCTGTGATGGAAGCGAAGAGTTCCAAAGTGTAGGTGGGAAGTGTAAGAACAAATGTGACGAGATTGGCAAGGAATGGCGGAAACACCACGAAGTCCGACAGAAAGCGGCGACCAATGCACTTAAGAAGCGCAATGAGCTTGTCAAGGAGGCTGCTCGGCTGAGGCAATCTGTGAAAGACAGACTACAGACACTCGGCACCGAGATCGAAGGAGGGGAGATCAAGGTCAAGCAGATGGAAAAGGAGTTGTCCGAGATCCAGAAGAAGGAAGCTGGCAAGGTTGTGACCAGTTCTGGTGGTCCTGGCGGAAAGCTGAGTCAATTGGTGGAGCTGGGCAAGCACAGAATGGAGGAGCTGAGGAAGCACTTGATCTCGACAAGATCTGATTTGACGATGAAGAATGAGAGGCTGCAGCAGTTGGAGCAGATCTTGAAGACATTCCACGAGGAGTACAACCCAAACTTCAACGATGAGGGAGTCAAGCGGGCTGTAAAGGCATGGGAAGACTACATCGCCAGCAATCCTACTGGATCGGACACAAATGCTGCAGCTGCACGCGATCTGGATGAGATTACCAAGACTGATGAGGAGAACGGTCTCAATTGGAGCGAGTACATCGAGGCAGAAATGGAGGACGAGACCGCAGTTT TGTACTCATTCGTCAACTACCTTCCACCTTCCCTCCGCAGCTGGGTCGACGACAAGCTCCGCGACCTCCGCCAAAGCCTCATTGACGGCGGTATCCTCGCAGACAACGGTAGCGCCAGCGTTGGCGAGTCCCAGAAAGTCAAAGACGCCCGCTCCCGCCTTGACTCAGCCAAGAAAGACCTCGAGAAGCAACAGAAGGACATCCAGGAACATCGTGAGGACCTCGAGAAAGACTTTGGACCCGACGACGTCTTCCGCGCCCTCAAGGGTCAATGTGTCGAGAAGGACTCTGGCGAGTATACTTACGAGCTCTGCTTCCTGGACAAGACGAACCAGAAGCCAAAGAAGGGCGGTGGGCATACCAATATGGGTAACTTTGTCCGGACTGAGAGAATCACTGTCGACGAGGAGCTTCCGGCGAACGGAAAGGGCCTGGGCAGTGGAGAGAGGTATGCGATGAAGCATGAGAATGGTCAGCACTGCTGGAATGGACCCAACCGCGCGACGACTGTCATCTTGGCCTGCGCTGAGGAAAACGAAATCTGGAAGATCATGGAGGAGGAGAAGTGCATCTACCGCATGGAGGTTGGTACACCAGCCGTCTGCGAGCAGAGGAAGAAGGTTAAGACCGGCCAGGTGGTCAAGGACGAGCTCTAG